GATTTAGCTGAATTTATCGAAGATTTTCACACTTACGTTAAAGCTCTCGATAAAGACGGCAATGAAATCAATCAACCTGTAGCGATTGCTGCAATTCGCAATATGTCGATTGAATCTAACTCCTCAGTTAATCAAACAACTGAAGAGTACAAAGACACCTCAAAGATGGGACGATATCGAGCCAGTTAATGATTATGAGTGATTCTATTCATCTTTTTGATAGAAATAAATCGCCAATATCATTTACAGCAAAATCAGCAATTAAAGGCATCGACTTCATCAACTCCCTCGACACAGAAACATTCGTGATTGAGGGGGAGGAGGATATCCAAAAAGTCTTAGAGGGAGCAAATGTAAAGCTTGCTAATGGCAATAAAGATATTGTTCTACATAAAACAAATTATAAAGAGCAATCAATGATTCAGTTTTCAGAAAACAAGCACTGGGGTGCTGTAGGTATATTTATCCTCAAAGGCGCAACAGTAACCCAGAAGAGAGGTGAGGTATGACTATCGACTTAATAGAATTAACCAACACTGTAACAAAAGATGATATTAGGCATATTATGGCTCACTATCCATTTGAGCCTTTATCAAGAACCACTGTAGAGTCTGTTGAACATTCATAATTTCAACCAAATATAAGCACAGGCTAAAGCAACATTACTGATATGGCTATTTTTCAACTTATCATATCGTGTTGCTATGCCTCTGAAATGCTTTAAAGTTGCAAACATATTCTCGACAACATGCCGAGCTTTATAAATATGCCAGTCCATGTGGGTATTGCCAGATAAGCTGTTTCTTTTATTAGGAATATTAGGGTGAACTCCTTGATGAGATAAGGATTCACTTACTTTTTCAGATATATATCCTCGATCGGCATTTAGTAATTTTGTTTCATTTAAATAAACTTTTTCAATCAGCTCTGGGGCAACTTTGACATCATGAGTTACCCCATCGCTGATTATAAAGTCGAGAGGGTTACCATGAGCATCCACTATAAGATGGATTTTAGTACTATTACCGCCAGCGCTTTTGGCAATAGCTTGAGATTCTAGGCTAGAAGACCTAGCACTACTTTGGTGTGCTCTGATGTGAGTCGCATCGATGGATAGCCATTCCATATCAGGATCTTGAATTAACATTTTGAATATTTTAGAAAACTTATCAAGCTTGGACCATCGCCTAAAAGCTTTAAAACCGTATTAGGCTTTCCAAAGCACTCGGAAAGATAGCGCCATTGGCAGCCTGTTTTAAGGCGAAATAAAATGCCTGTAAAAATATTTCTTAAATTTGGTTTGTCATAAATATTTAAATCTAGGAGAATAGGTTTTAGCTTCAACCAAAGCTGGTCATTCAGTAACGTTTGGGGCATAGAATAGAGAGTTTGTAATGTTTTTTTGACGATTACATTTTACAACTCTCTATTTTTTATTCCAAGTTTTCAATAGACTCTAAATTTATATATTTTTTATTGTATTTTATATACACGAATAAAATAAATTGTTATATATTTGTATATAGTTGTTTCTGGTGATGGACATATCTATTGTTAATCGTTATTTTTATACTGAAGAGATATTAAAATGGAACATATTTTACAAGCTGTTGCCGTAGTCACTCCGATTATCTTTGTACTGGCTTTTGGCTTCATGGCTGGAAAAATGAAAGCCTTTGGAACTGCCGCCAATCCCATTCCGATTATTAATGAGCTTGTATTAAAGTTTGCGTTACCGCCGGCACTTTTTGTAGGCACAATTGTCGTAACGCGTGCGCAATTAGAAGAAGAGATGGTGCTCTTCTTTATTTTATTAGTGTCTCTCTTTTTAGCATATATGGCGGGATTTATCATTGCTAAGGGGCTTTTTAAGAGAAATATTGTTGAGTCCTCCATCGCGGGATTAGCAGTGAGTTTTTCCGCAGGTCCTTTTTATGGGCCGGCGCTTTTAGGGAGTATTTACGGGGCAGAAAGTGGTGTGGCCGTGAGTATGATCTCGTTAGTTATTAATGTGTTTATCGTGCCCCTTGCGACCATTATTATTAAAATTAATTTAGCAAAAACAAGTGGGGAACATCACTCTCTTGTAAAAATGATGAGCCAGTCGATTTATGAAGCGATTTTTAAAACCCCTTTTGTATGGGCACCACTTTTAGCATTTATCTTGGTATTTATCGGCATTAAAACGCCTGATGTGGTGAATAACTCTTTAGGATTAATTGGTAAAGCAACCGCAGGGCTAGCCGTATTTGTGGCAGGGATGACGATTGCGGCCAACAAGTTTAAGTTTGATGGCGAAGTACTCTTTATTGCCTTATTAAAAAACATTGGATTACCGGCATTATTTATCGGCATCGCGATCCTTTTTCATATGCCATCAGGAAGCGCAACTTATAATCAAGGGCTACTCTTAGCAGCACTCCCTTCAGGACCCATGATTGTTCTTTTAGCTACAAAATATCAACAATATCAACAGCAAGCTTCCTCCATTTTAGCGGTTTCAACCGTGGGAATGCTCATTACTGTTACCGCTTTAATTTATATTTTAAACCCGTCTTAATGGATAGGACGCCGTAAGAATTTAGAGATTTATCTACTAGTGGAGAAAATATTATGAGTACCAAAATAGAACGTATTGCAGATTATGTTTGTCGCGCGAAATTTGAAGATCTATCGGCAGCTTCATTGCAGCAAATTCCGATTCATATGCTCGATTCTTTAGGCTGTCAAATTGCAGCGCTTGGCGCAGGACCTGTTAATACTTGTTATGAGCAGTTACAAGAGTTTGCGCCTAATGGTAGTGTTCCTTTGATTGGTGGTGGTACTTCTAACCCTGTTTTTGCGGCATTTTGGCACACGGTATTAGTGCGTTATGTGGATGCCATGGATAATATCTTAGCACCCACGGAAACTGCGCATACGGCGGATAACTTTGGGGGTGTTTTAACTGCGGCGATTATTAGTAATGCTTCTGGTAAAGATCTGATGTTAGGGATGGCATTAGGTTGGACGTTGCAAAGTCTCTTAGTAGAACATGGAAACTTTATGACGCGTGGGCTTGACCATACGGCGCAGCTCGCAATTTCAGTGCCGGGAGCTGCCGGAAAATTATTAGGGTTTGATCAAAAAACGATTGCCCATGCAATGGCGATGGCGGCTGCTAGTGATGCATCATTTGCCGGCATTCGTGCAAAACCCTTATCACAATGGAAAGGATTAGCTTCAGGGCAATCGGCTCTTGGCGCATTTAATGCCTTATATCTTGCGAAAAGAGGGGGTGAAGGGCCTTTAGCAATTATTGAAGGACCTAATGGTATTGAACATCTCTTAGGAAAACCGATCGATGTTGATTGGGAACATGAGAATTACGAAGGCGTTACGACAGCCACAATCAAGAAGTTTGTCGCAATGATTCATACTCAATCTGCAATCGAATGCTTATTAGAGCTTCTTCAACAGACCGCTGTTGATGCAAAGAATGTGGTTTCTATCGAAGCGGATGTGCCGCAAATTACCTTTGATTTTTCAGGCGGAGGACTTTACGGTGGGGCAATGGCAGAGATCACCTCAAAAGAGCAAGCGGATCACTCTTTGCCATATCTTTTAGCGGTTGCGTTATTAGATGGACAAGTGATGCAAGCACAATTTACCCCAGATAGAATTGCGGCGAGCGACGTGCAAACTTTATTAAAGAAAGTGATTGTGAAGGCCGATTCTGAATTTACAAAGCGTTATCCTGAGGAGTTTTGTGCAAGAATTACGATTACCTTACAAGATGGGCGTAAAGTGACCCACGAAGTGAGTAATTACCCAGGAATGCCATCGCATCCTTTTACTTGGAATGATGTAGAAGATAAGTTTGATCGTCTTACAAAAGGGAATATTGATACGGGACTTTCTGCTGAGTTAAAAGCGATTGTAAAGGATATTCAAAACCATAATACGGCTGATTTAATGAAGGTTTTAACAGCAATTAGGGTCTGAATATTCATAATTTTAACCAAATATAAGCACAGGCTAAAGCAACATTACTGATATAGCTATTTTTCAACTTATCATATCGTGTTGCTAAGCCTCTGAAATGCTTTAAAGTTGCAAACATATTCTCGACAACATGCCGAGCTTTATAAATATGCCAGTCCATGTGGATATTGCCAGATAAGCTGTTTCTTTTATTGGAAATATTAGGATGAACATCCTTGATGAGATAAGGATTCACTTACTTTTTCAGATATATATCCTCGATCGGCATTTAGTAATTTTGTTTCATTTAAATAAACTTTTTCAATCAGCTCTGGGGCGACTTTGACATCATGAGTTACCCCATCGCTGATTATAAAGTCGAGAGGGTTACCATGAGCATCCACTATAAGATGGATTTTAGTACTATTACCGCCAGCGCTTTTGGCAATTGCTTGAGATTCTAAGCTAGAAGACCTAGCACTACTTTGGTGTGCTCTGATGTGAGTCGCATCGATGGATAGCCATTCCATATCAGGATCTTGAATTAACATTTTGAATATTTTAGAAAACTTATCAAGCTTGGACCATCGCCTAAAAGCTTTAAAACCGTATTAGGCTTTCCAAAGCACTCGGAAAGATAGCGCCATTGGCAGCCTGTTTTAAGGCGAAATAAAATGCCTGTAAAAATATTTCTTAAATTTGGTTTGTCATAAATATTTAAATCTAGGAGAATAGGTTTTAGCTTCAACCAAAGCTGGTCATTCAGTAACGTTTGGGGCATAGAATAGAGAGTTTGTAATGTTTTTTTGACGATTACATTTTACAACTCTCTATTTTTTATTCCAAATGTTCAACAGACCCTAGATAAGAATATCCGAATACCTACATATTCAGATGCTTTAGCAGACTTTGCAACAAGGCTTGAAATGATTATTTGAAAATATTTGCCTAGATACGTATCCAGTGATATGCTAATGTTGTAGATTCGGATTTTTGCGTATAAGCTCTCTTAGGAGAGCTTTTTTGTTGGATGAAATATAGATAAAAAAATAGCAAGGCATTGCTAGGGATGCACCTTGCTATAGTTAATTATTTATCAAAACTTAATATTAAGCTTTAATAAAATAACACTTTTATAATAATTTGTTAATGTTTATTTAATTGTAGTGTGTATATTATACATAATATATATGTCTTACTGCTCAATAAATCTCTTAGAGTAAGTAATAAACATTTGCTCGGTAGTTTCTCTCATTCTATGTGAGTTACCTAGTTTGATGTTGTTGCCGCAAGTGCAAATAAAATTATTATGAAGGGCTGATAGTTTTTTGCTATGGGTAGTTTTGCAAATGCAACATTTAAGTTTGATATCAAAGTCAGGTAAGATTTCATCTAAATTGAACATAAAAATTCCATTTTTTATAAGTATATAAAAATAGCCACTGTATATAGATTGTGGGAATTTTATTTAGAGCATAGGCGTATAGAGCAATCTATCCGCGGATGATTCCACTGCATTAGCTTCTAACTGTATGGTTAGTGGCAATGATATGCGTGTGAGAAAGCGCTGAGGGTAAAAGCTGGGTTCGTGAATACGAGTAGTCGAAAGATTAGAATCCCATGCTCCGTGCGCTTATTTGTACGAGTTGCTAGCGTAACTAGCTACTGAATTTAAATAGCTCGCTTTGGAGTAACCATAAGTAAATGAAAATTTTATTCAATAATATTTCTATTTTGGAAATATAGAATTTCTATTTAAACATATTTAATTATATGATTAATAAGTGTAATATTTGTTTTTTGTATGCTGTTTATAAACTAAAATAGGATGTTCATTGTATGAAAAAGATTGCTTTATTTACTGTATTGGGAATTATATTTTTTAACGCACAGGCATTTGCTGAATCTAAAGAGGGGTATTATGTTTCAGGAAGGGCGGTGTATTCTGATCAAAAAGCAAAAAATATGGATACAAGCGCTCGGCCCGGGATTGGTAG
The nucleotide sequence above comes from Ignatzschineria rhizosphaerae. Encoded proteins:
- a CDS encoding IS5 family transposase (programmed frameshift) yields the protein MPQTLLNDQLWLKLKPILLDLNIYDKPNLRNIFTGILFRLKTGCQWRYLSECFGKPNTGFKAFRRWSKLDKFSKIFKMLIQDPDMEWLSIDATHIRAHQSSARSSSLESQAIAKSAGGNSTKIHLIVDAHGNPLDFIISDGVTHDVKVAPELIEKVYLNETKLLNADRGYISEKVSESLSHQGVHPNIPNKRNSLSGNTHMDWHIYKARHVVENMFATLKHFRGIATRYDKLKNSHISNVALACAYIWLKL
- a CDS encoding MmgE/PrpD family protein; its protein translation is MSTKIERIADYVCRAKFEDLSAASLQQIPIHMLDSLGCQIAALGAGPVNTCYEQLQEFAPNGSVPLIGGGTSNPVFAAFWHTVLVRYVDAMDNILAPTETAHTADNFGGVLTAAIISNASGKDLMLGMALGWTLQSLLVEHGNFMTRGLDHTAQLAISVPGAAGKLLGFDQKTIAHAMAMAAASDASFAGIRAKPLSQWKGLASGQSALGAFNALYLAKRGGEGPLAIIEGPNGIEHLLGKPIDVDWEHENYEGVTTATIKKFVAMIHTQSAIECLLELLQQTAVDAKNVVSIEADVPQITFDFSGGGLYGGAMAEITSKEQADHSLPYLLAVALLDGQVMQAQFTPDRIAASDVQTLLKKVIVKADSEFTKRYPEEFCARITITLQDGRKVTHEVSNYPGMPSHPFTWNDVEDKFDRLTKGNIDTGLSAELKAIVKDIQNHNTADLMKVLTAIRV
- a CDS encoding AEC family transporter gives rise to the protein MEHILQAVAVVTPIIFVLAFGFMAGKMKAFGTAANPIPIINELVLKFALPPALFVGTIVVTRAQLEEEMVLFFILLVSLFLAYMAGFIIAKGLFKRNIVESSIAGLAVSFSAGPFYGPALLGSIYGAESGVAVSMISLVINVFIVPLATIIIKINLAKTSGEHHSLVKMMSQSIYEAIFKTPFVWAPLLAFILVFIGIKTPDVVNNSLGLIGKATAGLAVFVAGMTIAANKFKFDGEVLFIALLKNIGLPALFIGIAILFHMPSGSATYNQGLLLAALPSGPMIVLLATKYQQYQQQASSILAVSTVGMLITVTALIYILNPS